The Sandaracinus amylolyticus genomic interval CGCGTGCGCTCGGCACGTCGCGTCGATCGCCTCGCGCAGCGCGGGCGAGTCCACGTGGCGTGCGGTGCGCGCGAGGTCGACCAGCGTGCGGTCGATGTCGTCGAGCAGATCCTCGAGGCGCGCCTCGGCGCGACGCCCGGAGAGCAGCTGGCGCGCGGCGTGGTCGATCTCGCCCTGGATCTCCAGGAGGCGCTCCACCAACCGGCGGGCGCGGTGATCAGCCAGCGGGATCAGTGCGGCGAGGGCCACGCTCGAAGCACCTAGTCCCAGTGTGCGCGATCACGAGGGGCCATTTCGTGTCCGTGTCGATTCTTCATCCGAGCGGCAGCCCACCCGTGACACCCAGGATCTCCCCGTTCACGAACCGTCCCTCGTCGCTCGCGAGGAACACGAACGCGGGCGCGAGCTCCGCGGGCTGCGCGGGCCGCTCCATCGGGTTGTCCTTGCCGTCCTGGCGCACCTTCTCCGCGTCGAACGACTGCGGGATGATCGGCGTCCACACCGGCCCCGGCGCGACGCAGTTCACGCGGATGCCGCGGCCGATCAGCTCCTTCGCGAGCCCCTTCGTGAAGCTCACGATCGCGCCCTTCGTCGCGGCGTAGTCGAGGATCGCGGCGCTCGGCTGGTACGCCTGGATCGACGCGACGTTGATGACCGATCCACCCGCCGCGAGGTGCGTGAGCGCGGCGCGCACGAGGTGGAACATCGCGAGGATGTTCACCTGGAACGTGTGGGTGACGCGCTCGGGATCGAGCTCCTCGAACGACTGCACCGCCTTGCCCTGGAACGCGGCGTTGTTGACCAGGAGGTCGAGCCCGCCGAGCCCGTGCGCCGCATCGCGCACCACGCGCTCGCAGGTCGCGGGATCGGAGAGGTCCGCCTCGATCGCGATCGCCTTGCGCCCCGCCGCCTCGACGACGCGCAGCGTCTCGTCGGCGTCGGGCTTCTCCGCGGGCAGGTACGTGAACGCGACGTC includes:
- a CDS encoding SDR family oxidoreductase, translated to MATQTTPHVDPRHAGKKPPFDEKTQPHPGLEAAMRTKPDFGEETYVGFGRLAGRRALITGGDSGIGRAVALAFAREGADVAFTYLPAEKPDADETLRVVEAAGRKAIAIEADLSDPATCERVVRDAAHGLGGLDLLVNNAAFQGKAVQSFEELDPERVTHTFQVNILAMFHLVRAALTHLAAGGSVINVASIQAYQPSAAILDYAATKGAIVSFTKGLAKELIGRGIRVNCVAPGPVWTPIIPQSFDAEKVRQDGKDNPMERPAQPAELAPAFVFLASDEGRFVNGEILGVTGGLPLG